The Ahaetulla prasina isolate Xishuangbanna chromosome 3, ASM2864084v1, whole genome shotgun sequence genome window below encodes:
- the USP1 gene encoding ubiquitin carboxyl-terminal hydrolase 1 isoform X2, translating into MLPFVGLNNLGNTCYLNSILQVLYFCPGFKTGVKQLFNIISKRKESLKDEIDKETTKEHSFGSYELVCSLHTLIVSVEQLQASFLLNPDKYTDELATQPRRLLNTLRELNPMYEGYLQHDAQEVLQCILGHIQGTCQLLKEELRQKSLEEPAIQLKKKSNLDANGTSFAEDDSVLQSQIIKNYDNKTKENAKRKNVMEGGNEKKKSKVSKEKNGIEENLRQTRSKRKALEEKVENQTEAIIKQSVENENTKPIHKKSRLRLNWLKSANDQPSILSKFCSLGKLKTNLVSKDPVKDINNCEFTGSSLKYEKDSKSSGECCDSSPMKTTVGERIECFSQELAIFNLVERLFQGQLVLRTRCLECECFTERREDFQDISVPVQKDELLKVEENAEISPEPKMEVKTLKWAISQFASIERIVGEDKYFCENCLHYTEAERSLLFDKMPEVVTIHLKCFAANGLEFDSYGGLSKINTPLQTPLKLSLDDWSINPANEIYGLFAIVMHSGITISSGHYTASVKLTDLDSLHIDNDNFSCDALRKFCPEPLNEQEAVTEDYDDGEVSFTVGESTQPNKGLNKKNMEAVGLLGGQKSKSNCDLPNNKVAHSEKIAHVMGEARNAEWNCPKAIMTFEECEQTGPTSTGLDNEAAHLMHSLKQYKDKWLLFDDSEVKLIEERDFLNLLSPISSSTSTPYLLFYKKIVE; encoded by the exons GAAACTACTAAAGAACATTCTTTTGGAAGTTATGAATTGGTATGCAGCTTACACACTTTGATTGTTTCAGTTGAACAGCTTCAGGCAAGCTTTCTGTTAAATCCAGATAAATACACAGATGAACTTGCTACTCAACCAAGAAGACTGCTAAATACACTTAG GGAGCTAAATCCCATGTATGAAGGATATTTGCAACATGATGCTCAAGAAGTATTACAGTGTATATTAGGACATATTCAAGGAACTTGTCAGCTCTTAAAGGAGGAACTACGACAGAAATCACTGGAGGAGCCAGCAATTCAACTGAAaaaaaagtctaatttggatgccAATGGCACTAGCTTTGCGGAAGATGACAGTGTGCTCCaaagccaaattataaaaaattatgacaacaaaacaaaagaaaatgcaaagaggaaaaatgTTATGGAAGGtggcaatgaaaagaaaaaatcaaAGGTCTCCAAAGAGAAAAACGGAATAGAAGAAAATTTGAGACAGACTCGGTCAAAAAGAAAAGCTTtagaagaaaaagtagaaaatcaAACTGAAGCTATCATTAAACAGTCTGTTGAAAATGAAAATACAAAACCAATACATAAAAAATCAAGACTTAGATTAAATTGGTTAAAATCTGCCAATGACCAGCCTAGCATTTTATCTAAATTTTGTAGTCTGGGAAAACTTAAAACAAATTTGGTGTCCAAAGATCCGGTTAAAGACATTAACAACTGTGAATTTACGGGCAGTTCCCTCAAGTATGAAAAGGATAGCAAATCAAGCGGAGAATGTTGTGATTCTTCACCTATGAAAACTACAGTTGGAGAAAGAATTGAATGCTTTAGTCAAG aattgGCTATTTTCAATTTAGTGGAGCGACTTTTCCAAGGTCAATTGGTCTTACGAACCCGATGTTTAGAGTGTGAGTGCTTTACTGAGAGAAGAGAAGATTTTCAAGATATCAGTGTACCTGTTCAAAAAGATGAGCTCTTAAAAGTAGAGGAGAATGCTGAAA TTTCCCCAGAGCCCAAAATGGAAGTAAAGACTTTGAAATGGGCAATTTCACAGTTTGCTTCCATAGAGAGGATTGTGGGAGAAGATAAATACTTTTGTGAAAATTGTCTCCATTACACAGAAGCAGAACGCAGTCTTTTATTTGATAAAATGCCCGAAGTTGTAACAATTCACCTGAAGTGCTTTGCTGCAAATGGCTTAGA GTTTGATTCTTACGGTGGACTGTCCAAAATAAATACTCCTTTACAGACACCTCTCAAACTGTCCTTGGATGACTGGAGCATAAACCCAGCCAATGAAATCTATGGATTATTTGCCATAGTGATGCACAGCGGAATTACTATCAGCAGCGGCCACTACACAGCCTCAGTGAAACTCACAGATCTTGACAGCTTGCATATAGACAATGATAACTTCAGCTGTGATGCTCTTCGTAAATTTTGCCCAGAGCCACTAAATGAACAAGAAGCTGTCACTGAGGACTATGATGATGGTGAGGTCTCTTTTACAGTTGGAGAAAGCACTCAACCTAACAAAGGACTGAACAAAAAGAACATGGAAGCTGTGGGTCTTCTGGGCGGACAGAAAAGCAAGTCCAACTGTGATTTGCCAAATAACAAAGTAGCCCATTCTGAGAAAATTGCTCATGTGATGGGTGAAGCAAGAAATGCCGAATGGAACTGTCCTAAAGCAATCATGACATTTGAAGAGTGTGAACAAACTGGCCCAACGTCCACTGGACTAGACAATGAAGCAGCGCATCTAATGCATTCCCTAAAACAGTATAAAGACAAGTGGCTACTTTTTGATGATTCAGAGGTTAAACTTATAGAGGAAAGAGATTTTCTTAATTTGTTGTCTCCAATTTCATCATCTACATCTACTCCTTATCTGCTATTTTATAAGAAAATTGTAGAGTGA